From Streptomyces sp. TLI_105, the proteins below share one genomic window:
- a CDS encoding SDR family oxidoreductase: MSDRETPAVPDPSTHHPTPPQPDQHQQHPGSTEAMEPRPDHGEDSYEGHGLLTDRAAIVTGGDSGIGRAVCLAFAREGADVVFTHLPEEEADAEETARLVRAAGRTAVAVPCDIRDERQCTDLIDRTVGELGRVDLLVNNAAYQMSQPDGIEAITTEQFDRVMKTNLYGMFWLTRRALAHMPRGGCVINTTSVQGYQPSPHLLDYAMTKSAIISFTHGLAQMVAERGIRVNAVAPGPVWTPLIPATMPETKHFGEQSPLGRPAQPAEMAPAYVFLASPRASYITGEIVNATGGTPLP, translated from the coding sequence ATGTCCGACCGGGAAACCCCCGCCGTCCCCGACCCCTCCACCCACCACCCCACTCCGCCCCAACCCGACCAGCACCAGCAGCACCCCGGCTCGACCGAGGCCATGGAGCCGCGGCCCGACCACGGCGAGGATTCCTACGAGGGCCACGGCCTGCTGACCGACAGGGCGGCGATCGTCACCGGCGGCGACTCCGGGATCGGCAGGGCCGTGTGTCTGGCGTTCGCGCGGGAAGGCGCGGACGTCGTGTTCACGCACCTGCCCGAGGAGGAGGCCGACGCCGAGGAGACCGCCCGCCTGGTCCGCGCAGCGGGCCGCACCGCGGTCGCCGTGCCGTGCGACATCCGGGACGAGCGGCAGTGCACCGATCTGATCGACCGCACGGTCGGCGAACTCGGCCGCGTCGACCTCCTCGTCAACAACGCCGCGTACCAGATGTCACAGCCCGACGGCATCGAGGCGATCACCACGGAGCAGTTCGACCGGGTGATGAAGACCAACCTGTACGGCATGTTCTGGCTCACCCGCCGGGCGCTGGCCCACATGCCGCGCGGCGGATGCGTCATCAACACCACGTCCGTCCAGGGCTACCAGCCCAGCCCTCATCTCCTCGACTATGCGATGACGAAGTCGGCCATCATCTCCTTCACCCACGGCCTGGCCCAGATGGTCGCGGAACGCGGCATCCGGGTGAACGCGGTCGCCCCCGGGCCGGTCTGGACCCCGCTGATCCCCGCGACGATGCCGGAGACGAAGCACTTCGGCGAGCAGTCGCCGCTGGGACGTCCGGCCCAGCCGGCGGAGATGGCTCCCGCCTACGTCTTCCTGGCCTCGCCCCGGGCGAGCTACATCACCGGCGAGATCGTGAACGCCACGGGCGGGACACCACTTCCCTGA
- a CDS encoding flavodoxin family protein → MTANDKAPLRAVALVCTLSPSPAPSSSQLLAEQVLDELSGHGVTGRAIRIADHDVKPGVKTDMGEGDDWPAIRSAVLDADILILSTPIWLGHPSSLAQRVLERLDAELSESDDEGRMLTYGKVAAVCVVGNEDGAHKVSADLFQGLDDVGFSLAPNAVTYWVGEAMQGTDYQDLDKTPEKTEATTATLAANTAHLARLLRGAPYPPS, encoded by the coding sequence ATGACTGCCAACGACAAGGCCCCGCTCCGTGCCGTCGCGCTCGTGTGCACGCTGTCCCCTTCCCCCGCTCCCTCCAGCTCCCAGTTGCTGGCCGAGCAGGTGCTGGACGAGCTCTCCGGCCACGGGGTCACGGGAAGGGCCATCCGGATCGCCGACCACGACGTGAAGCCCGGCGTGAAGACCGACATGGGAGAGGGCGACGACTGGCCGGCCATCCGTTCCGCCGTCCTGGACGCCGACATCCTGATCCTGTCCACCCCGATCTGGCTCGGGCACCCCTCCAGCCTGGCCCAACGGGTCCTCGAACGTCTGGACGCCGAGCTCTCCGAGTCCGACGACGAGGGCCGCATGCTCACCTACGGGAAGGTCGCCGCCGTCTGCGTCGTCGGCAACGAGGACGGCGCTCACAAGGTCAGCGCCGATCTCTTCCAGGGCCTCGACGACGTGGGCTTCTCCCTCGCCCCCAACGCCGTCACCTACTGGGTCGGCGAAGCCATGCAGGGCACGGACTACCAGGACCTGGACAAGACCCCCGAGAAGACCGAGGCCACGACGGCGACCCTCGCCGCCAACACCGCCCACCTCGCCCGGCTCCTCCGGGGCGCTCCGTACCCCCCCTCCTGA
- a CDS encoding PP2C family protein-serine/threonine phosphatase produces the protein MDGPEDPDGVRLLDETLADTVRRTGASAGAVYLLDEAARILVMTALCGVPLEVAWPWRRVPLNAPVPVSDAVRENRLVWVGSQNDMARTYPRAAASLPYRFALAATALPGRDRCRGAIFLLWPASHPAEASRRERGHIASAARRMARVLDEIAVPLPLPDQPRLVPVASAPRAHGDRPSQAAADYAERLPEGALGMDLEGRITFLTTEAASLLGLEAGRLLGTRPWQSLPWLDDAVVEDHYRTAVISRDPVAFTSLRPPSTWLRFQLYPDASGISVRITRADPAAHGRPPAAVAGPAPSASAPSSTAQVGRLYQLVHLAAALTETVAVRDVVELVADQVLPAFGADGLVLSAADAGRLKITGHHGYDQETIDRLDGLPIDTALTPAGQALAAGAPSFFADRDEMARRHPKAPRLSGKQAWAFLPLIVSGRPVGCCILSYDRPHEFSADERAVLTSLAGMIAQALDRARLYDAARDLAHDLQQALLPHRLPALPGLDTAARYLPASHGMDIGGDFYDVIRLDGTTAAAVIGDVQGHSAAAAALMGQVRTAIHATAGGPPGEVLARTNRVLADLETDLLVSCTYAHIDLARQEAVLASAGHPPPLLHLPGRQARAVELDPGPLLGIDPGLSYPVTTLPLSPGATLAFYTDGLVEAPGVDPDRIAGDLAVHLAEHSGQDLDRLIDTLLHRARPTGHYTDDIAVLLLRTTSRPA, from the coding sequence ATGGACGGGCCCGAGGATCCGGACGGGGTCAGGCTGCTGGACGAGACGCTGGCCGACACGGTCCGGCGCACCGGGGCCTCCGCCGGGGCCGTCTACCTGCTCGACGAGGCCGCCCGGATCCTGGTCATGACGGCGCTCTGCGGCGTGCCCCTGGAAGTCGCGTGGCCGTGGCGAAGGGTGCCGCTGAACGCGCCCGTCCCGGTGAGCGACGCGGTCCGCGAGAACCGCCTGGTGTGGGTGGGCTCGCAGAACGACATGGCCCGCACCTATCCCCGAGCCGCCGCCAGCCTGCCGTACCGGTTCGCCCTCGCCGCCACCGCGCTTCCCGGGCGCGACCGCTGTCGGGGAGCGATCTTCCTCCTCTGGCCCGCCAGCCACCCCGCCGAGGCCTCCCGCCGCGAGCGCGGCCACATCGCGTCCGCCGCCCGGCGCATGGCCCGTGTCCTGGACGAGATCGCCGTGCCGCTCCCCCTTCCCGACCAGCCTCGCCTCGTCCCGGTCGCCTCGGCCCCCCGCGCGCACGGCGACCGGCCGTCCCAGGCCGCCGCGGACTACGCCGAGCGCCTGCCCGAGGGGGCCCTCGGCATGGACCTGGAGGGGCGGATCACCTTCCTGACCACCGAGGCGGCGTCGCTGCTCGGCCTCGAAGCCGGGCGGCTGCTCGGCACCCGGCCCTGGCAGTCCCTGCCCTGGCTGGACGACGCGGTGGTCGAGGACCACTACCGCACCGCCGTCATCAGCCGTGATCCCGTGGCCTTCACGTCCTTGCGCCCCCCGTCCACCTGGCTGCGCTTCCAGCTCTACCCGGACGCCAGCGGCATCAGCGTCCGCATCACCCGCGCCGACCCGGCCGCACATGGCCGCCCGCCCGCCGCCGTGGCCGGGCCCGCCCCTTCCGCCTCCGCCCCGTCCAGTACGGCGCAGGTCGGACGCCTCTACCAGCTGGTCCACCTGGCCGCGGCCCTGACCGAAACGGTCGCCGTCCGCGACGTCGTCGAGCTCGTCGCCGACCAGGTGCTGCCCGCCTTCGGCGCCGACGGTCTGGTGCTGTCCGCGGCCGATGCCGGACGGCTCAAGATCACCGGGCACCACGGATACGACCAGGAGACGATCGACCGACTGGACGGCCTGCCCATCGACACGGCTCTCACCCCCGCCGGACAGGCCCTGGCCGCCGGGGCCCCGTCGTTCTTCGCAGACCGGGACGAGATGGCGCGGCGCCACCCCAAGGCGCCCCGGCTCAGCGGCAAGCAGGCATGGGCGTTCCTGCCGCTGATCGTCTCCGGTCGGCCCGTCGGCTGCTGCATCCTCTCCTACGACCGGCCCCACGAGTTCAGCGCCGACGAGCGGGCCGTCCTGACCTCCCTCGCAGGGATGATCGCCCAGGCCCTGGACCGCGCCCGCCTCTACGACGCCGCCCGGGACCTCGCCCACGACCTCCAGCAGGCCCTCCTGCCGCACCGGCTGCCCGCCCTGCCCGGCCTGGACACGGCGGCCCGCTACCTCCCGGCCAGCCACGGGATGGACATCGGAGGCGACTTCTACGACGTCATCCGCCTCGACGGCACCACCGCCGCGGCGGTGATCGGCGACGTCCAGGGCCACAGCGCGGCGGCCGCCGCGCTCATGGGGCAGGTCCGCACCGCCATCCACGCCACCGCCGGGGGGCCGCCCGGGGAGGTCCTCGCCCGGACCAACCGCGTCCTGGCCGACCTCGAGACCGATCTCCTCGTCTCCTGCACGTACGCGCACATCGACCTCGCCCGTCAGGAGGCCGTCCTGGCCAGCGCGGGCCACCCGCCCCCGCTGCTGCACCTCCCCGGCCGACAGGCCCGCGCGGTGGAACTCGACCCCGGTCCGCTACTGGGCATCGACCCCGGCCTCTCCTACCCCGTCACCACGCTGCCTCTCAGCCCCGGGGCGACGCTCGCCTTCTACACCGACGGCCTCGTCGAAGCACCCGGCGTGGATCCGGACCGGATCGCCGGAGACCTGGCCGTCCACCTCGCCGAGCACAGCGGACAGGACCTCGACCGGCTGATCGACACGCTCCTGCACCGGGCCCGGCCCACCGGCCACTACACCGACGACATCGCCGTGCTCCTGCTGCGCACCACCTCACGGCCCGCATGA
- a CDS encoding STAS domain-containing protein, whose translation MTGNRKAGSGRNAPDPGAIPEVGGGRPHPVYGAKSGHARVRRESTGSPATWLLSASGEFDVDTIDCLRDALTAARKAHAERILLDLADVVFGDSTFLHELVRAHRGPSRLVLVGPLPGQLRRLFEMTGTYRLFHITLDGDGTPAPAPDAEPPTAVPPDASAVDPA comes from the coding sequence ATGACCGGGAACCGGAAGGCCGGATCTGGACGGAACGCCCCCGACCCGGGCGCGATCCCCGAGGTGGGTGGCGGCCGCCCTCATCCGGTCTACGGGGCGAAATCCGGCCATGCCCGGGTGCGGCGCGAGAGCACGGGCTCCCCGGCCACGTGGCTGCTCAGCGCGAGCGGCGAATTCGACGTCGACACGATCGACTGCCTGCGCGACGCCCTCACCGCCGCCCGGAAGGCCCACGCCGAGCGCATCCTGCTCGACCTCGCCGACGTCGTCTTCGGCGACTCCACGTTCCTGCACGAACTCGTCCGGGCGCACCGCGGGCCCTCCCGGCTCGTCCTCGTCGGACCGCTGCCCGGCCAGCTCCGCCGACTGTTCGAAATGACGGGCACCTACCGCCTCTTCCACATCACCCTGGACGGCGACGGAACCCCCGCCCCCGCCCCTGATGCCGAGCCGCCGACCGCGGTGCCTCCGGACGCTTCCGCGGTCGACCCCGCTTGA
- a CDS encoding MarR family transcriptional regulator has translation MSEQQHAPRTSWTFLTHHARVLVMISRDAEVRLRDLAAGCGVTERAVQAIVSDLEGAGYLARSRRGRRNHYEVARHAFFRHPAEARYEIDGFLDLFAGVPPPPDDPPPP, from the coding sequence ATGTCGGAGCAGCAGCATGCGCCACGGACGAGCTGGACGTTCCTGACCCACCACGCCCGGGTGCTGGTCATGATCTCGCGCGACGCCGAGGTGCGCCTGCGTGATCTCGCCGCGGGGTGCGGCGTGACCGAACGGGCCGTGCAGGCCATCGTGAGCGATCTGGAGGGTGCCGGTTACCTGGCCCGCTCCCGGCGCGGGCGGCGCAACCACTACGAGGTCGCCCGACACGCGTTCTTCCGTCATCCCGCGGAGGCCCGGTACGAGATCGACGGTTTCCTGGACCTGTTCGCCGGCGTGCCGCCGCCTCCCGACGACCCTCCCCCTCCCTGA
- a CDS encoding gas vesicle protein K, giving the protein MSRETPDVRAVGEAMADAVRLLPALPADTGAAARQPPARRIRTGSDTVEEDLVKLVLTVVELLRQLIERQALRRVDAGGLTEGQEEELGATLLALHDRMTELCAQHGFSLEDLNLDLGPLGPLLPPS; this is encoded by the coding sequence ATGAGCCGTGAAACCCCCGACGTGCGGGCCGTCGGCGAGGCGATGGCCGATGCCGTACGGCTCCTGCCCGCCCTGCCGGCCGACACCGGTGCCGCCGCCCGGCAACCGCCCGCGCGGCGGATCCGCACCGGCTCGGACACGGTCGAGGAGGACCTGGTCAAGCTGGTCCTGACCGTGGTCGAACTCCTCCGCCAGCTCATCGAACGCCAGGCCCTGCGCCGCGTCGACGCCGGCGGCCTCACCGAGGGCCAGGAAGAGGAACTCGGCGCGACCCTGCTGGCCCTCCACGACCGCATGACCGAGCTGTGTGCCCAGCACGGCTTCAGCCTGGAGGACCTCAATCTCGACCTCGGCCCTCTCGGCCCGCTGCTTCCGCCCTCCTGA
- a CDS encoding gas vesicle protein, with translation MSPADRNDPALPGRQVALVDLLDRLLAGGVVITGDIVLSIADIDLVRISLRALISSVTDSVGGIGAPRPAGRYGGPDEP, from the coding sequence ATGAGCCCCGCTGACCGCAACGACCCCGCCCTGCCGGGCCGACAGGTCGCCCTCGTCGACCTCCTCGACCGGCTGCTCGCCGGAGGCGTCGTCATCACCGGGGACATCGTCCTGTCCATCGCGGACATCGACCTCGTACGGATCTCCCTCCGTGCCCTCATCAGCTCCGTCACCGACTCGGTCGGCGGCATCGGAGCCCCGCGCCCGGCGGGGCGGTACGGGGGGCCCGATGAGCCGTGA
- a CDS encoding GvpL/GvpF family gas vesicle protein, producing MNGPTAATLTYVYAVTPPTPALDDVLPTLTGVAGSRVTLLAPVPDGTGPVAFAISDVPRADFEEAVLPARFEDLRWLEETARAHHRVIETLAARTTVLPLRMATLYEDRTRAMRALQSQSQEFATQLARLAAHTEYGVKIYVRPATAPDTRTAAPSAGPGKAYLQARRAQRDAHEDHYQQARTAADRIAEIARQYAADHVAHPPQSGPLTAASVGENVTNAAFLVADADADAFRRAIQAAAEDLPGILLEMTGPWAPYSFTALLPTPEALAPEALASEAPTSEAPPPEPPPPGPGHEPR from the coding sequence ATGAACGGACCCACCGCGGCGACGCTCACCTACGTCTACGCCGTCACACCCCCGACGCCCGCCCTGGACGACGTCCTGCCCACCCTGACCGGGGTGGCCGGCAGCCGCGTCACCCTCCTCGCCCCCGTCCCCGACGGCACCGGGCCGGTCGCCTTCGCCATCAGCGACGTCCCCCGCGCCGACTTCGAGGAAGCGGTGCTCCCCGCCCGCTTCGAGGACCTGCGCTGGCTGGAGGAGACCGCGCGCGCCCACCACCGCGTCATCGAGACCCTCGCCGCCCGCACCACCGTCCTGCCCCTGCGCATGGCCACCCTCTACGAGGACCGCACCCGCGCCATGCGGGCCCTGCAGAGCCAGAGCCAGGAGTTCGCCACCCAGCTGGCCCGGCTCGCCGCCCACACCGAGTACGGCGTCAAGATCTACGTACGCCCCGCCACCGCCCCGGACACGCGGACGGCCGCGCCGTCCGCCGGCCCCGGCAAGGCCTACCTCCAGGCCCGCAGGGCGCAGCGCGACGCCCATGAGGACCACTACCAGCAGGCCAGGACCGCGGCCGACCGGATCGCCGAGATCGCCCGGCAGTACGCGGCCGACCACGTCGCCCATCCACCGCAGAGCGGCCCGCTGACCGCCGCCTCGGTCGGGGAGAACGTGACCAACGCCGCCTTCCTGGTGGCCGACGCCGACGCCGACGCTTTCCGCAGGGCGATCCAGGCCGCGGCGGAGGACCTCCCCGGAATCCTGCTCGAAATGACCGGTCCCTGGGCCCCGTACTCGTTCACCGCTCTCCTCCCGACCCCCGAGGCCCTGGCCCCCGAAGCCCTGGCCTCGGAAGCCCCGACCTCCGAAGCCCCGCCCCCTGAACCCCCGCCGCCCGGTCCCGGCCATGAGCCCCGCTGA
- a CDS encoding gas vesicle protein has product MTDPLARRFGADPPMAGYPPSSASSLADILERVLDKGIVIAGDIRINLLDIELLTIKLRILIASVDKAKEMGIDWWEHDPSLSSRHDPSRIDSSRQDSSRLDSSRQDDVASLAAENQRLREEIARLRREGITAGSDPTPDAVGIEEEGAEDEARPARRTAKRRTGT; this is encoded by the coding sequence GTGACCGACCCCCTCGCCCGCAGGTTCGGTGCCGATCCGCCGATGGCCGGTTATCCGCCGAGCTCCGCGAGCAGTCTCGCCGACATCCTCGAGCGGGTCCTGGACAAGGGCATCGTCATCGCCGGCGACATCCGCATCAACCTGCTCGACATCGAACTCCTCACCATCAAACTGCGCATCCTGATCGCCTCCGTGGACAAGGCCAAGGAGATGGGCATCGACTGGTGGGAGCACGATCCGTCCCTCTCCTCCCGCCACGATCCGTCCCGCATCGACTCGTCCCGCCAGGACTCCTCCCGGCTGGACTCCTCCCGCCAGGACGACGTCGCCTCGCTCGCCGCCGAGAACCAGCGCCTGCGGGAGGAGATCGCGCGACTGCGCCGCGAGGGGATCACGGCCGGGTCCGACCCGACCCCCGACGCGGTCGGCATCGAGGAGGAGGGGGCCGAGGACGAGGCCAGGCCGGCTCGTCGCACGGCGAAGCGGAGGACCGGGACATGA
- a CDS encoding gas vesicle protein GvpG, giving the protein MGLLGQLVTLPLAPVRTAVWAARRVAEKAEAEYYDPAPVMARLAELERRLTAGEIDEETFDREEDLLIDRLEEIDRYRRGGP; this is encoded by the coding sequence ATGGGTCTGCTGGGGCAACTCGTCACTCTGCCGCTGGCCCCGGTCCGCACCGCGGTGTGGGCTGCCCGGCGCGTCGCGGAGAAGGCGGAGGCCGAGTACTACGACCCGGCACCGGTCATGGCCCGCCTCGCCGAACTGGAACGCCGACTGACGGCGGGCGAGATCGACGAGGAGACCTTCGACCGTGAGGAGGACCTGCTGATCGACCGTCTCGAGGAGATCGACAGGTACCGCAGGGGCGGCCCCTGA
- a CDS encoding GvpL/GvpF family gas vesicle protein, translating into MAVYVYAVTTRDHPCRIEGMTGVGSEGAAVRVLSTEALRAVVSDIEEEIRPKRRDVSAHQAVQDRLLDDGTQLPLRFGYTAPDDDAVLRALDEKEDFYRAALERVADCAEYHVKASRAEDLLLREILEDLPEARRLNDEIRQGSEDPRLPVELGRMVAEEVERRRANAAEELIGSLAPLGREHVVHPVGGDDFLALSLLVRRDDEGVLKVLDEQAGDRGDGVEVRLTGPLPPYSFIS; encoded by the coding sequence ATGGCCGTCTACGTCTACGCGGTGACCACGCGCGACCACCCCTGCCGGATCGAGGGCATGACAGGGGTCGGATCCGAGGGAGCGGCGGTGCGGGTCCTGTCCACGGAGGCGCTGCGCGCCGTGGTGAGCGACATCGAGGAAGAGATCCGGCCGAAGCGGCGGGACGTGTCCGCCCACCAGGCGGTCCAGGACCGTCTGCTGGATGACGGAACCCAGCTGCCGCTGCGGTTCGGCTACACCGCCCCCGATGACGACGCCGTCCTGCGGGCGCTCGACGAGAAGGAGGACTTCTACCGCGCGGCGCTGGAGCGCGTCGCCGACTGCGCCGAGTACCACGTGAAGGCCTCCCGGGCGGAGGACCTCCTGCTCCGGGAGATCCTCGAGGACCTGCCCGAGGCGCGTCGGCTCAACGACGAGATCCGCCAGGGCTCCGAGGATCCCCGGCTGCCCGTGGAGCTGGGACGCATGGTCGCCGAAGAGGTCGAGCGGCGCCGCGCGAACGCGGCCGAGGAGCTGATCGGTTCCCTGGCGCCGCTGGGCCGGGAGCACGTCGTCCATCCCGTCGGCGGCGACGACTTCCTCGCCCTGTCCCTGCTCGTCCGGCGGGACGACGAGGGGGTCCTGAAGGTCCTCGACGAACAGGCGGGGGACCGCGGCGACGGCGTCGAGGTCCGGCTGACCGGGCCGCTGCCCCCCTACAGCTTCATCTCGTAG
- a CDS encoding gas vesicle structural protein GvpA, giving the protein MTVMPQGASGSPGRGGQGGSGNLYDVLELILDRGLVIDAFVRVSLVGIEILKIDVRVVVASVDTYLRFAEACNRLDLESGRKAPTQLPDMMDKMVEGGSRGKTKGALSGAMEAVTQSLSGRGDEDEGDEEEQEAPRRRKPERRTARRERE; this is encoded by the coding sequence ATGACGGTGATGCCGCAGGGAGCGAGCGGAAGTCCGGGTCGCGGCGGCCAAGGCGGTTCAGGGAACCTCTACGACGTCCTGGAGCTCATCCTGGACCGCGGGCTGGTCATCGACGCGTTCGTACGCGTCTCCCTGGTCGGAATCGAAATCCTCAAGATCGACGTCCGGGTGGTCGTGGCCAGCGTCGACACGTACCTCCGCTTCGCGGAGGCGTGCAACCGCCTCGACCTGGAATCCGGCCGCAAGGCCCCCACCCAGCTGCCTGACATGATGGACAAGATGGTCGAGGGCGGCAGCCGGGGCAAGACCAAGGGCGCCCTCAGCGGCGCGATGGAGGCTGTCACCCAGTCGCTGTCCGGCCGGGGGGACGAGGACGAGGGCGATGAGGAGGAGCAGGAGGCTCCTCGGCGCCGGAAGCCGGAGCGGCGGACGGCGCGACGCGAGAGGGAATGA
- a CDS encoding gas vesicle protein, with amino-acid sequence MTTPDPERRRRRPARDDDTQRSTRPARKAAGSRRQGAAAALRAAAEQLSELLGRPPESVTSLKPTDEGWEAVVEVVELERIPETTSVMGSYRVELDASGELISYERTRRYSRGMIDRSGR; translated from the coding sequence ATGACCACACCGGACCCAGAACGCCGTCGGCGCCGTCCCGCACGGGACGACGACACGCAGCGGTCCACCAGGCCCGCGCGCAAGGCGGCCGGCTCCCGCAGACAGGGCGCTGCGGCGGCGCTGCGGGCCGCGGCCGAGCAGCTCTCGGAACTGCTCGGCAGGCCCCCGGAGTCGGTGACGTCCCTGAAGCCCACGGACGAGGGCTGGGAGGCCGTGGTGGAGGTGGTCGAGCTCGAACGCATCCCGGAGACCACCAGCGTCATGGGCAGCTACCGGGTCGAGCTGGACGCGTCCGGCGAGCTGATCTCCTACGAACGCACCCGGCGGTACAGCCGGGGCATGATCGACCGGTCCGGCCGCTGA
- a CDS encoding histone protein — protein MEDTTKIALAAAVAGGYVLGRTKKGRMALSLATYLAGRKLDLRPGQLVAQGVRKLGEMPQTAELGEQLRGEALQAGRKALTAAANRQLAGLADSIHQRTLDLGRGGKEPDEEDEGYEEDEAYEDEDVDEEPYEDEAADDEEAGPREARGEEEEEEEEEEEPEEEEPEEEEPEEEEPEEEQEAEDEEGREPEDEQEEEEEAPPKRPRGKSSRTSTTGRSAPARRSSPRKSAAKKPEPAAAKKTAAKKTTSSGSRGTAKKSTPAKKTTTARGSTPAKKAPAKKTASGGSRTAAKKTTSSRPPAKKAAAKKTPAKKTTARKATGGSARKTTSAKKTTARKPSTRR, from the coding sequence ATGGAGGACACGACCAAGATCGCCCTGGCAGCCGCCGTTGCAGGAGGCTACGTACTGGGGCGGACCAAGAAGGGCCGCATGGCCCTGTCGCTCGCGACCTACCTCGCGGGCCGGAAACTCGATCTCCGACCCGGCCAGCTCGTGGCACAGGGGGTCCGGAAACTCGGGGAGATGCCCCAGACCGCCGAGCTCGGAGAACAGCTCCGGGGCGAAGCCCTCCAAGCCGGTCGCAAGGCCCTCACCGCTGCTGCCAACCGCCAGCTCGCCGGCCTGGCCGACTCCATTCATCAGCGCACGCTCGACCTCGGTCGCGGCGGCAAGGAGCCCGATGAGGAGGACGAGGGGTACGAGGAGGACGAGGCGTACGAGGACGAGGACGTCGACGAGGAGCCCTACGAGGACGAGGCGGCGGACGACGAGGAGGCAGGCCCGCGCGAGGCACGGGGAGAGGAAGAAGAGGAAGAGGAAGAAGAGGAAGAGCCGGAGGAAGAAGAGCCGGAGGAAGAAGAGCCGGAGGAGGAAGAGCCGGAGGAGGAACAGGAAGCCGAGGACGAGGAGGGCCGGGAACCCGAGGACGAGCAGGAGGAAGAGGAGGAGGCACCCCCGAAACGGCCCCGAGGCAAGAGTTCACGGACCTCCACGACGGGCCGCAGTGCGCCCGCCCGCCGCTCCTCGCCCCGCAAGAGCGCCGCGAAGAAGCCGGAGCCGGCGGCCGCCAAGAAGACGGCGGCCAAGAAGACCACGTCGTCCGGAAGCCGGGGCACGGCGAAGAAGAGCACACCGGCGAAGAAGACCACGACCGCGCGCGGAAGCACCCCGGCGAAGAAGGCGCCGGCGAAGAAGACAGCTTCGGGCGGAAGTCGTACCGCGGCGAAGAAGACCACGTCGTCCCGGCCCCCCGCCAAGAAGGCGGCGGCCAAGAAGACCCCGGCGAAGAAGACCACCGCGCGCAAGGCGACGGGCGGCAGCGCCAGGAAGACCACGTCGGCGAAGAAGACGACGGCGCGCAAGCCGTCTACGCGGAGGTAG
- a CDS encoding SRPBCC family protein, whose amino-acid sequence MDQLLEEVGEYLRTQADRLADKAVDKVGDLTDQLSDVAENGGSLAGIGGRLLKGDSPLKAVAGTTFDSVKDTVKNVGGGLLGKGGKSRKSGAKPTHICESIDIGVPLRTAYDQWTQYADFSTFAKGVRSVSQGDDTTSDWKVKVGPSTRSWKASVQEQVPDERIMWSSDGPKGTTRGCVSFHELAPALTRVLVVVEYYPSGLFEKTGNIWRAQGRRLRLDLKHFARHVTLSNEEPDGWRGEIRDGEVVRSHEEAVEEEEASQDQPEEDEDEEYDDEEEGEEEEGTDGEDEGEYKNEDEDEGEYEDEEEDEGEGEGDWDEEEARPGRRARR is encoded by the coding sequence ATGGATCAGCTGCTCGAGGAAGTCGGCGAATACCTGCGGACGCAGGCGGACCGCCTGGCCGACAAGGCCGTGGACAAAGTGGGGGACCTCACCGACCAGCTCTCCGACGTGGCGGAGAACGGGGGATCGCTCGCCGGCATCGGCGGCCGTCTCCTCAAGGGCGACTCGCCCCTGAAGGCCGTCGCGGGCACCACCTTCGACAGCGTCAAGGACACGGTCAAGAACGTCGGCGGCGGGCTGCTCGGCAAAGGAGGCAAGTCCCGCAAGAGCGGAGCCAAACCGACGCACATCTGCGAGTCGATCGACATCGGCGTCCCGCTGCGTACCGCGTACGACCAGTGGACGCAGTACGCGGACTTCAGCACGTTCGCCAAGGGGGTGCGCAGTGTCTCCCAGGGCGACGACACCACCAGCGACTGGAAGGTCAAGGTCGGTCCCTCCACACGCAGCTGGAAGGCCAGCGTCCAGGAGCAGGTGCCGGACGAGCGCATCATGTGGAGCTCCGACGGCCCCAAGGGCACCACGCGTGGATGCGTCAGCTTCCACGAACTGGCCCCGGCACTCACCCGCGTGCTCGTGGTCGTCGAGTACTACCCCTCCGGCCTCTTCGAGAAGACGGGCAACATCTGGCGTGCCCAGGGGAGGCGGCTGCGCCTGGACCTCAAGCACTTCGCCCGTCACGTGACCCTCTCCAACGAGGAGCCGGATGGCTGGCGGGGCGAGATCCGCGACGGCGAGGTGGTGCGCAGCCACGAGGAAGCCGTCGAAGAGGAAGAGGCCTCGCAGGACCAGCCGGAGGAGGACGAGGACGAGGAGTACGACGACGAGGAAGAGGGTGAAGAGGAGGAGGGAACCGACGGCGAGGATGAGGGCGAGTACAAGAACGAGGACGAGGACGAAGGCGAGTACGAGGACGAGGAAGAGGACGAGGGTGAGGGCGAGGGCGACTGGGATGAGGAGGAGGCTCGCCCCGGCCGCCGAGCGAGGCGCTGA